A DNA window from Gigantopelta aegis isolate Gae_Host chromosome 4, Gae_host_genome, whole genome shotgun sequence contains the following coding sequences:
- the LOC121372707 gene encoding quinone oxidoreductase PIG3-like isoform X1, which translates to MWNVGCSEVATRVSIGGLTVIISLFLGYFTLTWQSPGVTAQIPVMMRAAQFTPGGPDKLYIGDVPVPVPKNNEVLIKVYATAVNRADTLQRKGLYPLPPGASDVLGLEAVGVIEQIGSSVDGGWKLGDRVMALLSGGGNAEYVASPAEQLMPVPDSLDFVTAAAIPEVWLTAYQLLHTIGQVKKGDHVLIHGGGSGVGTAAIQLVKLAHARPIVTAGSEAKLKVARSLGAVAGFNYKQEEFTDKVLNATEGKGVELILDCVGASFYQQNIKCIAVDGTWVVYGLLGGGSINGDILRQLLLKRVTITGTTLRARSLPYKKELVKNFTQQILPRFESGALKTLIHTVLPLDNLAEAHRMMEANENTGKIVIQVSSSEDNQQKQEL; encoded by the exons ACGCGTCAGTATCGGTGGTCTCACGGTCATTATCAGTCTCTTTCTCGGTTATTTCACTTTAACGTGGCAGAGTCCCGGTGTTACTGCACAAATCCCG GTTATGATGCGAGCTGCCCAGTTTACCCCTGGGGGTCCGGACAAGCTGTACATTGGAGATGTACCGGTACCAGTCCCAAAGAATAACGAGGTGCTAATAAAGGTGTATGCAACTGCTGTCAACAGAGCTGACACTTTACAG CGTAAAGGACTCTACCCACTTCCTCCAGGAGCCAGCGATGTTCTTGGTCTAGAGGCAGTCGGAGTGATTGAACAAATAGGGAGCTCGGTAGACGGGGGATGGAAACTGGGAGACAGAGTGATGGCGCTTCTGTCAG GAGGCGGTAATGCCGAATACGTAGCCAGTCCTGCAGAACAGCTGATGCCAGTTCCAGACAGTCTGGATTTTGTGACGGCTGCTGCCATTCCAGAAGTATGGCTCACTGCTTATCAACTGCTACATACTATAG GCCAGGTCAAGAAAGGAGACCATGTCCTCATACACGGAGGCGGTAGTGGAGTTGGTACCGCAGCCATTCAGTTGGTAAAGTTAGCGCATGCAAGGCCGATAGTTACTGCTGGTAGTGAGGCGAAACTAAAAGTAGCCAGATCGCTAGGGGCAGTGGCAGGCTTCAACTACAAACAAGAAGAGTTTACCGACAAGGTGCTCAATGCAACAGAAG GAAAAGGAGTTGAGTTAATACTTGACTGTGTTGGAGCATCTTTCTACCAGCAAAACATCAAGTGCATAGCTGTAGATGGAACGTGGGTCGTATATGGATTATTAG GTGGAGGATCCATTAATGGCGATATATTGAGACAGTTGCTCTTAAAGAGAGTAACTATTACAGGAACCACTCTTCGAGCCAGATCTCTGCCG TATAAAAAAGAACTAGTGAAGAATTTCACGCAACAGATCCTGCCACGATTTGAATCTGGCGCCCTCAAGACTTTAATTCATACTGTGTTACCATTGGATAACCTTGCCGAAGCTCACCGTATGATGGAAGCTAATGAAAACACTGGAAAAATTGTAATTCAGGTTTCATCTTCTGAGgacaaccaacaaaaacaagaactttaa
- the LOC121372707 gene encoding quinone oxidoreductase PIG3-like isoform X2 has protein sequence MIQWPLLQNMKSCSLILKNLYIQRQRSLFVGVVSPKVMMRAAQFTPGGPDKLYIGDVPVPVPKNNEVLIKVYATAVNRADTLQRKGLYPLPPGASDVLGLEAVGVIEQIGSSVDGGWKLGDRVMALLSGGGNAEYVASPAEQLMPVPDSLDFVTAAAIPEVWLTAYQLLHTIGQVKKGDHVLIHGGGSGVGTAAIQLVKLAHARPIVTAGSEAKLKVARSLGAVAGFNYKQEEFTDKVLNATEGKGVELILDCVGASFYQQNIKCIAVDGTWVVYGLLGGGSINGDILRQLLLKRVTITGTTLRARSLPYKKELVKNFTQQILPRFESGALKTLIHTVLPLDNLAEAHRMMEANENTGKIVIQVSSSEDNQQKQEL, from the exons ATGATACAATGGCCGCTCTTACAAAATATGAAGTCATGTTCATTGATCTTAAAGAATTTGTATATACAAAGACAACGGTCGTTATTCGTCGGTGTCGTTTCACCTAAA GTTATGATGCGAGCTGCCCAGTTTACCCCTGGGGGTCCGGACAAGCTGTACATTGGAGATGTACCGGTACCAGTCCCAAAGAATAACGAGGTGCTAATAAAGGTGTATGCAACTGCTGTCAACAGAGCTGACACTTTACAG CGTAAAGGACTCTACCCACTTCCTCCAGGAGCCAGCGATGTTCTTGGTCTAGAGGCAGTCGGAGTGATTGAACAAATAGGGAGCTCGGTAGACGGGGGATGGAAACTGGGAGACAGAGTGATGGCGCTTCTGTCAG GAGGCGGTAATGCCGAATACGTAGCCAGTCCTGCAGAACAGCTGATGCCAGTTCCAGACAGTCTGGATTTTGTGACGGCTGCTGCCATTCCAGAAGTATGGCTCACTGCTTATCAACTGCTACATACTATAG GCCAGGTCAAGAAAGGAGACCATGTCCTCATACACGGAGGCGGTAGTGGAGTTGGTACCGCAGCCATTCAGTTGGTAAAGTTAGCGCATGCAAGGCCGATAGTTACTGCTGGTAGTGAGGCGAAACTAAAAGTAGCCAGATCGCTAGGGGCAGTGGCAGGCTTCAACTACAAACAAGAAGAGTTTACCGACAAGGTGCTCAATGCAACAGAAG GAAAAGGAGTTGAGTTAATACTTGACTGTGTTGGAGCATCTTTCTACCAGCAAAACATCAAGTGCATAGCTGTAGATGGAACGTGGGTCGTATATGGATTATTAG GTGGAGGATCCATTAATGGCGATATATTGAGACAGTTGCTCTTAAAGAGAGTAACTATTACAGGAACCACTCTTCGAGCCAGATCTCTGCCG TATAAAAAAGAACTAGTGAAGAATTTCACGCAACAGATCCTGCCACGATTTGAATCTGGCGCCCTCAAGACTTTAATTCATACTGTGTTACCATTGGATAACCTTGCCGAAGCTCACCGTATGATGGAAGCTAATGAAAACACTGGAAAAATTGTAATTCAGGTTTCATCTTCTGAGgacaaccaacaaaaacaagaactttaa
- the LOC121369710 gene encoding uncharacterized protein LOC121369710, with amino-acid sequence MLLICKIACCVLAVIINQQCLVTAKDPSVYKSSTSFVTIKESDSPDAALLKHQDSQSASTYQYTHQSGGSSGIDRTQSRDTPTGQSSGSYHYSSKRTYTSSSQSGRGRGAQHESDSLDAALLKHQDSQSAPTYQYTHQSGGLSGVDRTQPRGISDTPTGQSSGSYQYSSKRTYTSSSQSGEGRGAQHVVAKDPGLSSVHRSSTSFVTIKKSDSPDAALLKHQDSQSASTYQYTHQSGSSSGVDRTQSRGISDTPTGQSSGSYHYSSKRTYTSPGGGGVRHGQQTRQSGSSKKYGTPGVYQSSTSFVEIKEGGTDDSALLQQKGSQSATSYQYTGKSQGSSQKTQTRNLTQHHSTRTQQGCTPCTVDGNTYKGHSRFEYTSGCYKMRCICNCDGSYDCPSQHTVNICSTERTRERQQQGTHSKYDQSMGNRGEYSHQMAKGTRGTQTVFAKMEYVATPDDTDAESRVDRQERERQQQIEQHQREQRLREQQQREQRRLEMERVETDRRPKPSGEVCTPCMVNGTAYKGHSRFEYISGCYKKKCICSCDGSYSCPSQHTINICSVEKRKQERQHQAQSKGCTPCVVNGTSYKGHSRFEYTSGCFKKRCICHCDGSHTCPSHHTVNVCRQQERKQGPVQQGRSTCSTCSAKGKIVNGNSYFDLRDGCTQYKNCICRCNGSWSCSPDRAENVCVTPENQPVCRECEVYGSFYPGNSRFKYEEGCYEYNCDCKCDGSWVCPPNRTKDICHTGCGECEVQGEFFEGNAYFRQERGCIEYTCFCRCNGTWNCPSDQARNVCRSDGDTACSKCHVSAVETHPGNSTFDLRKGCIHYQCTCNCDGSWDCPGQLSKNVCRSETPGKCVNCQVSDNEYYTGDSDFEMRKDCIHYQCRCNCDGTWNCPGEKARDVCKGEVPGGCKSCRLSDTEFYRGETDFEMRKECIHYRCRCNCDGSWNCPGEDARNICLGEVPGGCRSCKVDNSTVYPGNSRFQLTRDCNRFDCICRCNGSWNCPGDTAVNVCDRKPDSTNPVTCTDCVLEGKSYEGGRQFQLTRGCYAYQCKCSCDGKWTCDTNNAQNICTQPSQSPVQCSTCVVHGKEYAGGSDFRIRRGCISYHCRCACDGRWECPSDRASNFCPGSREPTESCKPCIVDQKNYTAGEHFDMKRGCVRYRCRCRCDGSYGCHVTEDTACGAGELPAKCGNCVIDGYVYPGNMGFLTRNGCIQKACRCNCDGTYDCPPDAIQNICTGEGAIQNPGSQSLGQAGTQSQTQRWSSGTSQYAATGTHRGQFIPGTNVPAYTNTGRYYYTAGGQKVLARGQYVPPIAPDGTQRIVANAGGQYFMPDHVPVSALPSAKAGQYYYQGGRQFIPRGSREFYSKNIARPQSVYTQTVHTQTSSGINSRPFPPLPRGYQTYVQSREYSTGRGCHNCTIEGNTYAGNSDFQITKKCIQYQCRCECTGTWTCSGEYSWSCTPRNGPLSGDCRSCVVKDVEYPPNHKFTLQQGCSEYECQCNCDGRWFCPNQKPKDICGPNAPQHEQPSTCRSCTVKDTDYPPDSEFFLNENCKQYTCTCLCDGSWICPDSKTIDICDKQPKSKSGKLTSPLKDSKPSCTHCQVNGKSYMATKDFQFREGCSQYKCHCFCNGTWECPANNTVNVCRSPDYRIDGCKSCLVQNETYPGGTGFRYREGCWEFNCFCACNGEWDCPAGRSTDLCKTTGGVSSRCRPCIINGKVIKSKSVFNMRQGCSEFLCDCKCDGSHECPPERSLNVCEEGRQSVQTAVKSDFKGCEIGNRKFFTRLFVYMEDCIQYMCICYDNGAWKCPPQKSRRVC; translated from the exons ATCGCCTGTTGTGTTTTAGCTGTTATCATCAATCAGCAATGTCTAG TTACAGCGAAAGACCCTTCAGTATACAAATCTTCAACTTCATTTGTGACCATCAAAGAAAGTGATTCGCCAGACGCGGCACTTTTGAAACATCAAGACAGCCAATCAGCGTCAACGTATCAATACACCCACCAATCAGGAGGCTCGTCTGGCATTGACCGCACCCAGTCACGTGATACGCCAACTGGCCAATCATCTGGAAGTTACCACTACAGTAGCAAACGTACATACACGTCATCGAGTCAGTCCGGTAGGGGGAGAGGAGCCCAACATG AAAGTGATTCGCTAGACGCAGCACTTTTGAAACATCAAGACAGCCAATCAGCGCCAACGTACCAATACACCCACCAATCAGGAGGTTTGTCTGGCGTTGACCGCACCCAGCCACGTGGTATCAGTGATACGCCAACTGGCCAATCATCTGGAAGTTACCAATACAGTAGCAAACGTACATACACGTCATCGAGTCAGTCCGGTGAGGGGAGAGGAGCCCAACATG TTGTAGCGAAAGACCCAGGATTATCTTCAGTACACAGATCTTCAACTTCATTTGTGACCATCAAAAAAAGTGATTCGCCAGACGCGGCACTTTTGAAACATCAAGACAGCCAATCAGCGTCAACGTACCAATACACCCACCAATCAGGAAGTTCGTCTGGTGTTGACCGCACCCAGTCACGTGGTATCAGTGATACGCCAACTGGCCAATCATCTGGAAGTTACCACTACAGTAGCAAACGTACATACACGTCACCTGGAGGGGGAGGAGTACGACATGGTCAGCAGACTAGACAGA GCGGCTCTAGTAAGAAATATGGCACTCCTGGTGTCTACCAGTCGTCAACATCATTTGTGGAAATAAAGGAAGGAGGGACTGATGATTCTGCGCTCCTTCAACAGAAAGGGAGCCAATCAGCGACCTCGTATCAGTACACTGGCAAATCACAAGGCAGTTCACAAAAAACGCAAACACGCAACCTTACTCAGCATCATTCGACACGTACCCAACAGG GATGCACACCCTGCACGGTAGACGGAAACACATACAAAGGTCACTCCAGGTTCGAGTACACTTCTGGCTGTTACAAGATGCGATGCATATGTAACTGTGACGGGTCATACGACTGTCCATCCCAGCACACCGTTAACATATGCTCTACTGAAAGAACAAGAGAGCGCCAACAGCAGG GAACTCATTCCAAATACGACCAGTCGATGGGAAACCGCGGCGAGTACAGTCACCAGATGGCTAAAGGTACAAGAGGCACGCAAACAGTGTTTGCAAAGATGGAATACGTGGCCACACCAGACGACACAGACGCTGAGTCACGGGTAGACCGccaagagagagaaagacagcaACAAATAGAGCAGCATCAAAGAGAGCAGCGACTAAGAGAGCAGCAACAAAGAGAGCAAAGACGACTAGAGATGGAACGAGTTGAAACAGACAGAAGGCCTAAGCCATCCGGGGAAG tATGCACACCCTGCATGGTGAATGGGACTGCTTACAAAGGTCATTCTCGGTTCGAGTACATATCCGGCTGTTACAAGAAGAAATGTATTTGCAGTTGTGACGGATCATACAGCTGTCCATCCCAGCATACCATTAACATATGCTCGGTGGAAAAACGAAAACAAGAGCGCCAACACCAAGCCCAGTCAAAAG GCTGCACTCCCTGTGTGGTAAATGGAACCTCATACAAAGGACACTCCCGCTTTGAGTACACAAGCGGTTGCTTCAAGAAGCGATGTATCTGTCATTGCGATGGGTCACACACGTGTCCATCCCACCACACAGTTAACGTGTGTAGACAACAAGAACGAAAGCAAGGTCCAGTTCAACAGGGCAGATCCACCTGCTCCACTTGCAGTGCAAAGGGGAAAATAGTCAATGGCAATTCGTATTTTGATCTGAGAGATGGGTGCACACAGTACAAGAACTGTATCTGTCGATGTAATGGAAGCTGGAGCTGTTCGCCAGACAGGGCAGAAAACGTATGTGTGACGCCAGAGAACCAACCCGTGTGTAGAGAGTGTGAGGTGTATGGAAGCTTCTACCCAGGAAACAGCAGGTTCAAGTATGAGGAAGGGTGCTACGAATACAACTGTGACTGCAAATGTGATGGCTCTTGGGTCTGCCCACCTAACCGCACCAAGGACATATGTCACACAGGATGTGGAGAGTGCGAAGTCCAAGGTGAGTTCTTTGAGGGAAATGCTTACTTTAGGCAGGAGCGTGGCTGTATTGAGTACACGTGTTTCTGTCGCTGTAACGGAACGTGGAACTGTCCCAGTGATCAGGCCAGGAACGTTTGCCGATCAGACGGTGATACAGCTTGTAGTAAATGTCATGTGTCGGCCGTTGAGACTCATCCTGGTAATTCCACGTTTGATCTTCGAAAGGGCTGCATCCATTACCAGTGCACATGTAACTGCGATGGGAGCTGGGATTGTCCCGGTCAACTATCTAAGAACGTATGTAGATCAGAAACACCAGGGAAATGTGTAAACTGTCAAGTTTCAGACAATGAGTACTACACAGGTGATTCTGATTTTGAGATGAGGAAGGACTGTATTCACTATCAGTGCAGATGTAACTGCGATGGTACCTGGAACTGTCCAGGTGAAAAAGCCAGGGATGTCTGCAAAGGTGAAGTACCAGGAGGTTGCAAAAGCTGTAGACTGTCCGATACTGAATTCTATAGAGGAGAAACAGATTTTGAAATGCGAAAGGAATGCATACACTATCGGTGCCGTTGCAACTGTGATGGAAGCTGGAATTGCCCAGGCGAGGACGcgagaaatatttgtttaggaGAGGTCCCTGGTGGATGCAGAAGCTGCAAGGTCGACAACAGTACTGTCTATCCTGGTAACTCAAGATTCCAGCTAACACGAGATTGTAACAGGTTTGACTGCATCTGTAGATGTAATGGCTCGTGGAACTGCCCTGGTGACACTGCAGTGAATGTTTGCGACCGGAAACCAGACAGCACAAATCCAGTCACCTGCACAGACTGTGTTCTGGAGGGGAAATCTTACGAAGGTGGCAGACAGTTTCAGTTAACTCGTGGCTGTTACGCTTACCAGTGTAAATGTTCTTGTGATGGAAAGTGGACATGCGACACGAACAACGCTCAGAACATATGTACCCAACCAAGCCAGTCACCAGTGCAGTGCAGCACGTGTGTAGTTCATGGCAAAGAGTACGCTGGAGGGTCAGATTTTCGCATACGAAGAGGCTGTATATCATACCACTGCAGGTGCGCATGTGACGGCCGATGGGAATGTCCCAGTGACAGGGCATCGAACTTCTGCCCAGGGTCGAGAGAGCCGACTGAATCGTGCAAGCCGTGTATTGTAGATCAGAAGAATTACACTGCTGGAGAACATTTTGACATGAAACGAGGTTGTGTAAGGTACAGATGTCGATGCAGATGTGACGGATCGTATGGGTGTCATGTTACCGAAGATACTGCGTGTGGAGCAGGAGAATTGCCAGCTAAATGTGGAAACTGCGTTATTGATGGATATGTGTATCCAGGTAACATGGGCTTTCTAACACGTAATGGGTGTATACAGAAGGCTTGTCGGTGCAACTGTGACGGAACCTACGACTGTCCACCTGATGCCATTCAAAACATCTGTACAGGCGAGGGCGCAATTCAGAATCCAGGGTCACAGTCTCTGGGACAAGCAGGTACACAGTCTCAGACTCAAAGATGGAGTTCGGGCACAAGCCAGTATGCTGCGACAGGCACACACAGGGGACAGTTTATACCTGGTACAAATGTACCTGCCTATACAAACACAGGCAGGTACTACTATACAGCTGGTGGTCAAAAGGTCCTTGCACGTGGTCAGTATGTACCGCCAATTGCTCCTGACGGTACACAACGGATTGTGGCTAATGCTGGAGGCCAGTATTTTATGCCAGACCACGTTCCCGTTTCTGCACTGCCAAGTGCGAAAGCAGGACAGTATTACTACCAAGGAGGAAGGCAGTTCATACCAAGAGGTTCAAGGGAATTTTACAGCAAAAACATTGCACGCCCTCAATCAGTCTACACCCAGACTGTACACACTCAGACAAGTTCCGGCATCAATAGCCGACCATTTCCCCCTTTACCAAGGGGATATCAGACATATGTGCAGTCAAGGGAATACTCAACCGGCAGAGGCTGCCATAATTGTACTATTGAGGGAAACACTTATGCTGGGAATTCGGATTTCCAGAttacaaaaaaatgtattcagtatCAATGTCGGTGTGAGTGTACTGGCACATGGACCTGTTCTGGCGAGTATTCTTGGAGTTGCACACCTCGCAATGGTCCACTCTCTGGAGACTGCCGTAGCTGCGTTGTTAAAGATGTGGAATACCCACCTAACCACAAATTCACCCTCCAGCAGGGATGCTCGGAGTACGAGTGTCAGTGTAACTGTGATGGAAGGTGGTTCTGTCCTAATCAGAAACCCAAAGATATATGTGGTCCTAATGCTCCACAGCACGAACAACCTTCAACGTGTCGCAGCTGCACGGTCAAAGACACGGACTATCCACCAGATTCGGAGTTCTTCCTCAACGAAAACTGTAAGCAGTACACTTGCACATGTCTGTGTGATGGAAGTTGGATTTGTCCAGATTCCAAAACCATCGACATTTGTGACAAGCAGCCCAAGAGTAAGTCAGGAAAACTGACTTCACCTCTGAAAGATAGCAAACCATCATGTACGCACTGTCAGGTTAATGGAAAGTCGTACATGGCAACGAAGGATTTCCAGTTCAGAGAAGGCTGTTCTCAGTACAAATGTCACTGCTTCTGTAATGGCACATGGGAATGTCCTGCGAACAACACTGTCAACGTGTGTCGTTCTCCCGATTACAGGATAGACGGGTGCAAAAGCTGCCTTGTTCAGAATGAAACCTACCCTGGCGGAACCGGCTTCCGATACAGAGAAGGATGCTGGGAGTTCAACTGCTTCTGTGCCTGTAATGGTGAGTGGGACTGTCCTGCTGGAAGGTCCACCGATCTTTGCAAGACGACTGGGGGCGTGTCATCGCGGTGCAGACCTTGCATCATTAACGGCAAAGTGATTAAGTCGAAGAGTGTGTTCAACATGCGACAAGGCTGCAGCGAGTTCCTCTGTGACTGTAAGTGCGATGGCAGCCACGAATGTCCGCCGGAGAGGTCTCTAAACGTCTGTGAAGAGGGACGCCAGTCAGTTCAGACTGCTGTGAAGTCTGATTTTAAAG GTTGTGAGATTGGCAACCGCAAGTTCTTCACACGCCTGTTCGTATACATGGAGGACTGTATCCAGTATATGTGTATCTGCTACGACAACGGCGCGTGGAAATGCCCACCCCAGAAGAGTCGGAGAGTGTGCTAA